GTAAACTCGGGTGTGAAGTACGGGCTCTGTAGCTCGGCTTGTGTCGACTGCCAACGCTCCCACGCTTGCCATGCAAACGTGGTTAGGTCGTCGGGAATCGTAAGAATTACTTGAACCATTGCCGTCCGATTCCTTACTTCATCGAGAGCCATTCGCGCATCCGACGAAGCCAACGCACGGGTGCGCGAGCCGGACCTGCGAGAGGTGAGTTCTTCACAAGATCGCGGGTCGTCGTCCATCCTTTGCGAATGACACTGCGAAACGGATGCGACTCGACAATCCCCTCGGCCACCATCGCCTCGGAGTTTGCATACGAACGTTTGTACTGCTCATCACCTTTTCCCAGGTCGATCCGATGCACGCCATGCTGGTTGGCATGACGAGCCATCTGTGTCAGCAGTACGAGCCCCGGCGAATGCTTGGCAGCGTCAACATCGTACGCCGGAAACCACGAGTGGAGCGTCGATCCCGACCGCATACAAAAATGCATCGCCACCACACGGTCTGCTGCTCGGAGCGTGCACATCACGCCGCTGAACTGCGGTGAATTCCCCTGCTTCCAGATGTTTTCGATCAGCTTGCGGGTCCAGTCGAACGAGAAGATATCGGTGACTCCAGTGGCGTTGTACTGAGCCGATTTCCACTGAAACAGCAGCTGGAGAACCGCATCTTCGGTGGTGTTCCACTCAAACGTCAAAGGCCCCACTTGTCGCGTGAGCCTGTCTTCTTTCTTGAGCGAGTCGGTCATCAGCCGCGCGTTGTCGGCGCGTCGATTTTCGAGGTAGGACTCAAAGCCTTCGCTTACATCGATCGTGGGAGAGGGCTTCAGATCAGCATGAAACGGTTTCCAAGCTTTCTGCGAAGCGACGAGGTGATCGAACTCGAAGGCCGAGAGCTTACAGTCGCGCAGCATTTTGGTGGGAGAGAATTCGAGCCCTTCACGCGCGATCACACCGTGATAGTCGGAAAGCCTTCCACCAACCGGTTTCGCCACGCCCCACATCGTCCGCTGAAAGGGGAAAAAGCCGACAACTTCACTCCCCTCGCGCAGCAAGGCAACTTCGACGTCATCACGCACACGGGCCACATGCTGCGCAAATTCAGGCGTAAAGTAAGGGCTCACGAGTTCTGGATTGGTCTGCTGCATCTCGCCCCACAGCGCAATCTGCTCGGTCGTTAACTGCGAGAACGGCACTACTTGTGTATTCATAGAAAGCAAGCTTCCTTGGCTATTCGTTGGACTGGCTTCTGCGAAGAAGAACGAGTTGGCTACGGGACCTTGTGATTATTTGGTGGTGGTTGCTGCCTGGCCCCCGCGCACCTCTTCGGGAGCGAAGACCAGTGGTTGCGATGCGGCTGAACGTTGGACCGGCTCGGCGGTCGCGAGAGAAGCAACTGCGGTCGCTGAACTGCCAGGAACTGGTGCAAGCGCCCCTTCGTCGATCGTTCGCGCCACTTTGCGGCCAGAGGGGAGCAGCAGTGAGAGTCCCTTGACGTAATGACCAGCCCCCATCTGCATCTGACACTCTCGTTCGAGCACCATTTCACGAGTACCAGTGAGCATGGCGAGCCACTGAGCCGGGCGATGGACCAGTTCTCGGCGGGCACGTTTGGCGAGCCAACGCAAGACAAACATCCAGCGCGAGCGGTCGCGAAACTCGTTCCACGCCACGCCCTCACCCATGCGATACGACAGCTTGCCGAGATAGGCTGGATCGAGACGCTCGGGTGGAGTCAGGTGATGCACGATGGCCGAAGGGACGTACCAAAACTGATGCCCCCGCGCGACGATGCGGCGATAGAGATCGGTATCTTCACCGCGCCCATGCACCGAAGTTTCGAAGACGCCAACTTCCTGAAACAGGCTGCGATGCACCATCATGTTGCCGCATCCTGGATTCACTTTTCCGGCGTAAAGTCGCGGCGATTGCGACCAGCGCGACTCTCCGAGCAACATCCGAACTGTCGGTGCGAGATCGCGCTCGGCACCACTGGTAAACAGCAAGTGAACATCGCCACCCACCGCTTTCACGTTGTGCATCGTGGCAAACAGATAGAGTTCGAGGAGCCAGTTTTCGTCGGCCAGTTGGTCGTCGTCGAAAAAGGCAATCCACTCACCACGCGCCTCGGCGACACCGCGATTGCGGGCCGGCACAATTCCCTTACGCGGCTCGTAAACGCCCCGAATCGGTGCTTCGGAGAGGGCCTGGACCTCTTCGATCACTTGATCGGTGTGATCGGTCGAAGCGTTGTTCACCACCAGCACTTCGTAGGAAAAAAGTCCCGCGCGATTCAAATCAAACAGACTTGCAATCGCCGTACGTAGCATCTCGGCACGCTGAAACGTGCAGAGCACAATGGTGATGTCGGGGCACTGGCTAGAGGTCATGGCATTATTCTCAAGGCGGAAGTGTGGCGATCGCTCGCCGTTGTTTTGTGGTTAGTGGGCGGATGAACTCGGTGCTTTGCGCTCCGTTGTTGGCTCGGCAAAGAGTCCGATATGCAGCAAGTAGCTACCGAGTAGAAACGTGCCGAGCATGATGTTCACCATGCCCGACTCGAGGAACGAGTTGAGGAGTGCAAACACGATCAAGCCGAATGGCAGGGCGTAGGACGAATCGCGCAGCTGGAGATAGCCGCGTGCTGAACTCCAGAGGCCAATGAAAGCCATCACGACTCCCAGTAGTAGCCCGACTTGTCCCACGCTGAGCATCACGTCGAGATAGCCGTTGTGAGCTTCGCGTACACCCCACTGCAGCGTTTCGGAAACTGAATCGATGTTGTCGGCAGTCCAAAACGACTCGAAGCCGTGTCCCAGCAGGGGACGTTGAGCAATGTGATCCCACATTTCGGGCCAAATCAGGTGGCGTCCCGAAAGGGTGTCGGATTCCTCGGCGCGACCCAGCAGAACGGCATCGCGAAAATCTTTTTTAGGATCGATCCCGGTGAGCCAAAGCAGCAGCAGCGAAGCTGCGCCGCACCAAGCGATGGCAAGTCCGCCGAGCAACTTCGTGCTGAACTTCGTTTGCAGGAGCAGAATCGCTAGCAGCGAGACCAGCACAGCCGCTGTGCTGGTGCG
This window of the Pirellula staleyi DSM 6068 genome carries:
- a CDS encoding GNAT family N-acetyltransferase, with amino-acid sequence MNTQVVPFSQLTTEQIALWGEMQQTNPELVSPYFTPEFAQHVARVRDDVEVALLREGSEVVGFFPFQRTMWGVAKPVGGRLSDYHGVIAREGLEFSPTKMLRDCKLSAFEFDHLVASQKAWKPFHADLKPSPTIDVSEGFESYLENRRADNARLMTDSLKKEDRLTRQVGPLTFEWNTTEDAVLQLLFQWKSAQYNATGVTDIFSFDWTRKLIENIWKQGNSPQFSGVMCTLRAADRVVAMHFCMRSGSTLHSWFPAYDVDAAKHSPGLVLLTQMARHANQHGVHRIDLGKGDEQYKRSYANSEAMVAEGIVESHPFRSVIRKGWTTTRDLVKNSPLAGPARAPVRWLRRMREWLSMK
- a CDS encoding glycosyltransferase; the encoded protein is MTSSQCPDITIVLCTFQRAEMLRTAIASLFDLNRAGLFSYEVLVVNNASTDHTDQVIEEVQALSEAPIRGVYEPRKGIVPARNRGVAEARGEWIAFFDDDQLADENWLLELYLFATMHNVKAVGGDVHLLFTSGAERDLAPTVRMLLGESRWSQSPRLYAGKVNPGCGNMMVHRSLFQEVGVFETSVHGRGEDTDLYRRIVARGHQFWYVPSAIVHHLTPPERLDPAYLGKLSYRMGEGVAWNEFRDRSRWMFVLRWLAKRARRELVHRPAQWLAMLTGTREMVLERECQMQMGAGHYVKGLSLLLPSGRKVARTIDEGALAPVPGSSATAVASLATAEPVQRSAASQPLVFAPEEVRGGQAATTTK